The stretch of DNA NNNNNNNNNNNNNNNNNNNNNNNNNNNNNNNNNNNNNNNNNNNNNNNNNNNNNNNNNNNNNNNNNNNNNNNNNNNNNNNNNNNNNNNNNNNNNNNNNNNNNNNNNNNNNNNNNNNNNNNNNNNNNNNNNNNNNNNNNNNNNNNNGAATTGCCAACTTCATCGTCTGTTGCATGCAGCCGGCCATTTTCTAAATCCCGAGTTGTTTTATGACAACCCTCGGATTGAGCTATATTTAGAAGTTACAAAGGGGTGGTTTGAGTGCATCACTAGATTGGTGCCAAGTCAAGCTGTGCAACAAAAGATATTGGAGGAGCAAGCACTATACAAGGCCGGCTATGGACTTTTTGGATCAGATTTTGCAAAATCTCAAAGGAAAAAGATTTCACCCGGTAAGATTGTTATAAATTTTACAAAGCTTTATAAATTTAGTTCAGTTAAAGGCTTagacaaatttattttaattttatagcaTTTTGGTGGCGGACATATGGGCATGAAGCTCCAAACATGCGAGACCTTGCTATCAAGATCTTGAGCTTGACTTGTAGTGCTTCTGGATGTGAGCGCAATTGGAGTATATTTGAGCACATTCATACTAAGAAGAGAAATAGGCTTGATCATGAAAGGATGGAGAGTTTGGTCTTCATAAAGTATAACCAACAACTCATCGAGAGGTACAACCTTAAAGATGAAGTTGACCCTATTGCACtcaatgatattgatgagtgTAATGAGTGGTTAGTGGGAGAAATTGGGACAGCCACCTTTCGAGATGATAGTGTGGATGATGATGCTGATTTGGTTCATCAAGATGACAACACTTTGAGTTGGAACATTGTTTTTGAAGCAATGGGAGGACATGAGCCTACAACAAATACTAGAAGACAAcaaaataggaaaagaaaagaacctGCAACTGCAAGAGGTGGTGCAAAGGGTGGACCAAGTGGGTCTAAAGCttcaaaaaaaggaaaaggaaaggcaGTAATTGTGGAAGAGGAAGAACCAAaatttgaagatgaagaggattctgaaaatgaagaagaacaagaagaggagATTCAATTTAATGATACCGAATCAGAGGATGATGAGGGGGCAGAGAGACATGATAATAATCGTGCTAATTTGGATGAATTTGATGA from Arachis duranensis cultivar V14167 chromosome 4, aradu.V14167.gnm2.J7QH, whole genome shotgun sequence encodes:
- the LOC107485578 gene encoding uncharacterized protein LOC107485578 translates to MFLKSIDASDYVKTGEKLFELLDDVVEEIGEHNVVQVVTDNGSNYVLAGKLLMKKRPNLFWTPCAAHSGHFLNPELFYDNPRIELYLEVTKGWFECITRLVPSQAVQQKILEEQALYKAGYGLFGSDFAKSQRKKISPAFWWRTYGHEAPNMRDLAIKILSLTCSASGCERNWSIFEHIHTKKRNRLDHERMESLVFIKYNQQLIERYNLKDEVDPIALNDIDECNEWLVGEIGTATFRDDSVDDDADLVHQDDNTLSWNIVFEAMGGHEPTTNTRRQQNRKRKEPATARGGAKGGPSGSKASKKGKGKAVIVEEEEPKFEDEEDSENEEEQEEEIQFNDTESEDDEGAERHDNNRANLDEFDES